In the genome of Sphaeramia orbicularis chromosome 13, fSphaOr1.1, whole genome shotgun sequence, one region contains:
- the LOC115431705 gene encoding proline-rich protein 2: MAVEAGLERKHYEICQELHTYCSGPVSPLWEELSSSSGQRGEGCSAPLQPRPTPPPGPPGLTHHRPTPPPGPPAHPPPGPPGPPHHQAHPTTRPTPPPGPPTTRPTPPPGLQEVTAGSQRQP; the protein is encoded by the exons ATGGCTGTGGAAGCGGGTTTGGAAAGGAAACACTATGAAATATGCCAAGAACTGCACACCTACTGTTCTG GCCCAGTGTCCCCGCTGTGGGAGGAGCTGAGCAGCAGCTCAGGTCAGAGGGGTGAGGGCTGTTCAGCTCCACTGCAGCCCAGGCCCACCCCACCACCAGGCCCACCAGGCCTCACCCACCACAGGCCCACCCCACCACCAGGCCCACCGGCCCACCCACCACCAGGCCCACCAGGCCCACCCCACCACCAGGCTCACCCCACCACCAGGCCCACCCCACCACCAGGCCCACCCACCACCCGGCCCACACCACCACCAGGCCTGCAGGAAGTGACAGCAGGGAGCCAGAGGCAGCCctga